One Coccinella septempunctata chromosome 8, icCocSept1.1, whole genome shotgun sequence genomic window carries:
- the LOC123319533 gene encoding endonuclease G, mitochondrial: MARSTLKKILFTGCLGASCFCSGVYFQRKFLINEYNVQKYPALPIFGTISAATPFTPQISETKTSVANRISQIMKYGFPSLDNVRSFEDYVLSYDKRNKVAHWVFEHLTADSVKRNPEVDRSKCEFKPDESIHPFFRSQNSDYKGSGYDRGHLAAAGNHKGHQKHVEETFFLSNIAPQVAIGFNRDYWNGLEKHVRKLTKTFKNVYCCTGPLYLPKRESDGKNYVKYEVIGSNYVAVPTHFYKIVVGEAEDGRLEMEAYCLPNAPISSDTPLQSFRVPPESIEKASGLLFFDNVSRSKLYKINGKKY; this comes from the exons ATGGCTCGTtctacattgaaaaaaattttatttactgGTTGCTTAGGCGCATCTTGCTTCTGCAGTGGGGtgtattttcagagaaaatttttAATCAATGAATACAATGTACAGAAATATCCAGCCCTTCCAATATTCGGGACCATATCTGCTGCCACACCATTTACTCCTCAAATATCAGAAACCAAAACGTCGGTGGCAAATAGGATTTCTCAGATAATGAAATACGGGTTTCCAAGTTTAGATAACGTTCGATCCTTCGAGGACTATGTACTAAGCTATGATAAACGGAATAAGGTAGCCCATTGGGTATTTGAGCATTTAACTGCAGATTCTGTGAAGCGCAACCCAGAAGTAGATAGGTCTAAATGTGAATTTAAACCTGACGAGAGTATCCATCCATTTTTTAG ATCTCAAAACTCTGATTATAAAGGGTCTGGTTATGATAGAGGACATTTGGCCGCAGCTGGAAATCATAAAGGTCATCAGAAGCATGTCGAAGAAACTTTCTTCTTGTCAAATATTGCTCCACAAGTAGCTATTGGATTTAATAGGGACTATTGGAATGGTTTGGAAAAACATGTGAGAAAACTGACTAAAACATTTAAGAATGTTTACTGCTGCACAGGCCCTTTATATTTACCGAA AAGGGAATCGGATGGAAAGAACTATGTCAAATATGAAGTAATAGGAAGTAATTATGTTGCTGTTCCAACTCATTTTTATAAAATCGTTGTTGGCGAAGCTGAGGATGGAAGGTTGGAAATGGAAGCTTATTGTTTACCAAATGCGCCAATAAGTTCAGATACTCCACTTCAGTCTTTTCGG GTTCCACCAGAGTCTATAGAGAAAGCATCAGGTTTACTGTTCTTCGACAATGTGAGTAGAAGCAAACTATataaaataaatggaaaaaagtATTGA
- the LOC123319530 gene encoding glutamate receptor ionotropic, kainate 2-like gives MIKKSWGSVKCCIFLILICRASGDHVIGGIFDEDHEENKKAFEIAIELVNLQRNDDQQLKPVIEILEPYNMFQASSKACQLLEFGAITIFGPYNPDNFEAIQSVCDAKEVPVIQTRWNHRPQRDSSIMNFHPHPTQLSMAYVEIIKKFDWKQFILFYDDDESFLRLLDLMKLSHDNSYLIVTRQLDPDDTGVYRDQFREIADSPVNNIVIDCRLEVLQEVLRQAQQLGLMNRNYNYFITNLDFHTIDLEPFQYSNTNITGVKLLRSDLKMTEDFTKEMCKSEESGNEAHTKDCSLKTSSALIADAMFMLSDAMSNLEEGTNPANEGHSCNDTNAWEYGSSLVNIIRTIRIEGRTGMVKFDNEGFRSDFTLILTEVQERGLVDIGYWNMSEGVQIQRPLPYPQSWEDDDEEEDPTSLVNKTLIVITALTEPYTFLKDSSEKLIGNDRYEGFGVDLIDEMAKLEKFNYIIILREDKSNGAKNSRGQWSGMIGDLINKTADLAIADLTINSERAEAVDFTTPFMELGIKILFQKPTAAPPNFFSFAEPFAIDTWISIGISYVFVSLSLFIMGRLSASEWTNPFPCIEEPEYLINQFSLSNSFWFSTGTGLQQGTEIAPIAVSTRMVAGMWWFFILLMVASYTANLAAFLATTLPLKLFTDVESLVKNAAELEIRYGAKANGATEKFFKDSKDHEIYGQVYRHMQEHKEDMPSDNNLGVLLAEKEKYAFFMESTSIEYATERHCGLEMYGDYLDRKGYGIAMRKNSTYRSRLSTTILRLQSAGIIDDLKRRWWQERRGGGQCVTNEDDGDAKPLGMSNLEGVFFVTVYGLIVGYAFAVLERLAYVISISRKTKMPFLKALIYEMKFYANFESNVKPVLGSNANLAEGEDQETELAPAKPYGFINNSNEKLDL, from the exons atgataaaaaaatCGTGGGGTTCGGTGAAATGTTGCATATTCTTAATACTGATTTGCAGAGCTTCTGGTGACCACGTAATAG GTGGAATTTTCGACGAAGATCATGAAGAAAATAAGAAGGCCTTCGAGATTGCCATCGAATTGGTTAATCTTCAAAGGAATGATGATCAGCAACTCAAGCCCGTTATAGAGATCTTGGAACCATACAACATGTTCCAAGCTTCTTCAAAGGCATGCCAACTTCTCGAATTCGGAGCAATAACAATTTTCGGACCATATAATCCAGATAATTTTGAGGCAATACAGTCTGTTTGTGACGCCAAAGAGGTACCTGTCATACAGACCAGGTGGAATCATCG GCCACAAAGAGATTCATCCATAATGAATTTTCACCCTCACCCTACACAGCTCTCAATGGCCTACGTAGAGATCATAAAGAAATTTGATTGGAAACAATTCATTCTCTTCTACGATGATGATGAAAGTTTTTTGAGGCTCTTGGATCTGATGAAATTGAGCCATGATAACTCCTATTTGATAGTAACTAGACAACTAGATCCTGATGATACTGGTGTCTATAG GGATCAGTTCAGAGAAATAGCGGATTCTCCTGTCAATAACATCGTTATAGACTGCAGATTAGAGGTACTGCAAGAAGTTTTGAGACAGGCGCAACAGTTGGGTTTGATGAAtaggaattataattatttcatcACCAACTTGGATTTTCATACCATAGACCTGGAGCCATTTCAATATAGCAACACTAATATTACTGGG GTCAAACTATTGAGATCGGATTTGAAAATGACTGAAGACTTCACGAAAGAAATGTGCAAGTCTGAAGAATCAGGAAATGAAGCCCATACAAAGGACTGTTCCCTAAAGACCAGCTCTGCGCTGATTGCAGATGCAATGTTTATGCTCAGTGACGCTATGAGCAATTTGGAAGAAGGTACAAATCCAGCAAACGAAGGTCACTCATGCAATGATACCAATGCCTGGGAATATGGATCTAGTTTGGTGAACATAATACGAACG ATCAGGATAGAAGGTCGGACCGGTATGGTCAAATTTGACAATGAGGGATTCAGAAGTGATTTCACACTCATCCTCACTGAAGTCCAAGAAAGAGGTCTGGTTGATATCGGTTATTGGAACATGAGTGAGGGTGTGCAGATTCAAAGGCCGCTACCTTATCCACAGAGTTGGGAAGATGATGACGAAGAAGAAGATCCAACAAGTCTCGTTAACAAGACTCTAATTGTTATTACTGCTTTG acGGAACCATATACTTTTCTAAAAGACTCCTCAGAGAAACTCATCGGTAACGATAGATACGAAGGTTTCGGAGTAGATTTGATCGACGAAATGGCGAAGttggaaaaattcaattatattaTCATTCTACGAGAAGATAAGAGCAATGGTGCCAAGAATAGTCGTGGCCAGTGGTCTGGAATGATTGGAGATTTGATCAACAAA ACAGCTGATTTGGCTATAGCTGATTTAACTATCAATTCTGAGAGGGCTGAGGCGGTTGACTTCACCACGCCATTCATGGAACTGG GTATCAAAATTCTGTTCCAGAAGCCAACCGCTGCACCACCTAACTTTTTTTCATTCGCCGAACCATTTGCCATCGACACCTGGATAAGTATTGGCATTTCTTACGTGTTCGTTTCATTGTCATTGTTCATCATGGGCAGGTTATCAGCAAGCGAATGGACCAATCCGTTTCCATGCATTGAGGAGCCTGAGTATCTGATAAATCAATTCAGCTTGTCCAATTCCTTCTGGTTTTCAACCGGTACAGGTTTGCAACAAGGAACGGAAATTGCACCCAT AGCCGTTTCAACAAGAATGGTAGCGGGTATGTGGTGGTTTTTCATTCTGCTGATGGTTGCCTCTTACACCGCCAACTTAGCCGCTTTCCTTGCTACCACACTACCCCTCAAGCTCTTCACTGACGTTGAATCGTTGGTGAAGAACGCggctgaattggaaattcgttATGGAGCTAAGGCAAACGGGGCCACTGAGAAGTTCTTCAAA GACTCCAAAGACCATGAGATTTATGGACAAGTCTACAGGCACATGCAAGAGCACAAGGAAGATATGCCCTCTGACAATAATCTAGGCGTTCTATTGGCTGAAAAAGAAAAATACGCCTTCTTCATGGAGTCTACATCAATTGAGTACGCAACTGAGCGCCATTGCGGGTTAGAAATGTACGGAGATTATTTAGATAGAAAAGGTTATGGGATCGCAATGAGAAAAA ATTCAACCTATCGAAGTCGATTATCAACGACTATTTTAAGACTACAATCGGCAGGTATCATTGACGACTTGAAAAGAAGATGGTGGCAGGAGAGAAGAGGGGGTGGTCAGTGCGTC ACAAATGAAGACGATGGGGACGCCAAACCATTGGGCATGAGCAACTTGGAGGGAGTCTTCTTCGTAACTGTTTATGGCCTGATAGTAGGTTACGCATTCGCCGTTTTGGAGAGGTTGGCCTACGTTATAAGTATAAGCAGAAAAACGAAGATGCCTTTCCTCAAAGCACTGATCTACGAAATGAAGTTTTACGCCAACTTCGAAAGTAATGTAAAGCCTGTACTAGGTAGTAACGCAAACCTGGCAGAGGGAGAAGATCAAGAAACGGAGTTGGCGCCCGCCAAACCTTACGGATTTATAAACAATTCAAACGAAAAATTGGATTTGTAA
- the LOC123319531 gene encoding glutamate receptor ionotropic, kainate 2-like yields MKYVIVIVLICIEKYFCSEIVIGALFDKHKTIEDIYSTNALKYAVERVNNGTIDKSTKISYKIENIDENNPFQALKKTCELLSQGVVAILGPRNGKNFEAVQSVCDAKEIPVIQTTWNAKPLRDSTVINIFPHPTILSQAYLDFLRVWNWKRFTILYDNDESLIRLNEVLKLTLDRSYVIIVRKLDQYNTGIYRNILREMADNEMTNFFIDCRLDYLQELLQQCQQMGLMNKRYHYFINNIDTHILELVYLKYSQTNITTFRLVNNDQEAKDELCVTYYVDDVYSECFLRTSYFLIMDAVTMINNTLAEMKDVPNFATKSLSCDDMDNWEYGLTLINLMKTKPFEGITGLNVFDNEGYRSDFVLEVAELQETGMTTVGTWTASGGFNLARMGPNHSNADDNESLANKNFTVQLTLTKPFGFHTESPNTLFGNDRFEGFAVDLIKALAEMEHFNYTFVLREDNDNGSKDPISGQWSGMIGELINKTTDLAITDLTINSQRAEAVDFTTPFMNLGIAILFQKPKEAEPNFFSFADPFSYDTWVGLFLCFLLVSFSMFLLGRICPSEWTNPYPCIQEPEYLVNQFTLPNSFWFSMGCLMQQGSEIAPIATATRMVGTMWMFLILILIASYTANLAASLAKENPENMFTDVTSLVENAEIKKIRYGAKKKGATYNFFKNSKNPIYQKIFEHMRTHDDDMVKENADGVKLAMETQYAFFMENTAIDYEIQRHCNLAMYGDLLDNKGYGIAMRKHSPYRSKLSSAILKLQSTGVMDNLKRKWWQEKRGGGQCVDQDSSEATPLGMKNVEGVFIVTIEGLMIGLLIVLIEKIISIISISRRSKISIWRTFKHEMKCYVDFENSSKPVLRGEEEDPTGEGYEEMSK; encoded by the exons ATGAAATACGTCATTGTTATTGTCTTAATTtgcatagaaaaatatttctgtTCCGAAATTGTGATAG GAGCTCTATTCGACAAGCATAAAACTATTGAAGATATTTATTCTACTAATGCTCTCAAATACGCCGTTGAAAGGGTCAATAATGGAACTATCGATAAATCCACTAAGATAtcttataaaattgagaataTCGATGAGAATAATCCGTTTCAAGCTTTGAAAAAAACCTGCGAGTTATTGAGTCAAGGTGTTGTTGCAATTTTAGGCCCAAGAAATGGTAAAAATTTCGAGGCAGTTCAGTCG GTATGCGATGCCAAAGAAATTCCTGTCATACAAACAACTTGGAACGCCAAACCGTTGAGGGATTCCACCGTTATAAACATTTTTCCCCATCCAACTATCTTGTCGCAAGCTTATTTGGATTTCCTAAGAGTTTGGAATTGGAAAAGGTTTACTATATTGTACGACAATGACGAGAGCCTAATTAGACTGAACGAAGTCCTGAAATTAACTCTGGATCGTTCCTATGTGATTATTGTTAGGAAATTGGATCAATATAATACTGGCATATACAG AAACATTCTGAGAGAAATGGCTGACAATGAAATGACGAATTTCTTCATCGACTGCCGTCTGGATTACCTTCAAGAGCTGCTTCAGCAATGTCAGCAAATGGGGCTGATGAACAAACGATATCAttatttcataaataatatAGATACGCATATACTAGAGCTAGTTTACCTAAAGTACagtcagacgaatataacaacg TTCCGTCTGGTGAACAATGACCAAGAGGCTAAAGATGAATTATGTGTAACTTACTACGTAGATGATGTCTACTCGGAGTGTTTTCTGCGTACAAGTTATTTTCTAATTATGGATGCAGTGACGATGATAAATAACACCCTTGCTGAAATGAAAGACGTACCAAATTTTGCCACGAAAAGTTTATCTTGTGATGACATGGACAATTGGGAATATGGTCTCACTTTAATCAATCTGATGAAAACG AAACCCTTTGAAGGGATAACcggtttgaacgttttcgataATGAGGGTTACAGGAGTGACTTCGTATTGGAAGTTGCTGAGTTACAAGAGACCGGCATGACAACTGTGGGAACATGGACTGCAAGTGGGGGCTTTAATTTGGCCAGAATGGGACCAAACCATTCAAATGCTGATGACAACGAATCCTTGGCGAATAAGAATTTCACCGTACAGTTAACTTTG ACGAAACCATTCGGTTTTCATACAGAGTCTCCAAATACGCTTTTCGGAAATGACAGGTTCGAGGGTTTTGCTGTTGACCTAATCAAAGCTTTGGCTGAAATGGAGCATTTTAATTATACATTTGTTCTTCGAGAAGACAACGACAATGGGTCGAAAGATCCTATATCAGGACAATGGTCTGGGATGATTGGAGAGCTTATAAATAAA ACCACTGATCTGGCTATAACAGATTTAACAATCAATTCACAGAGAGCAGAAGCTGTTGATTTCACCACGCCGTTCATGAATTTAG GTATTGCCATTCTGTTTCAAAAGCCTAAAGAAGCTGAACCGAATTTTTTCTCTTTCGCTGATCCGTTCTCATATGACACGTGGGTGGGACTGTTCCTATGTTTCCTGTTAGTATCATTCTCCATGTTTCTTCTTGGCAGAATTTGCCCTAGTGAGTGGACCAATCCTTATCCTTGTATTCAAGAGCCTGAGTACTTGGTCAACCAATTCACCTTGCCAAATTCTTTCTGGTTTTCCATGGGATGTTTGATGCAACAAGGAAGTGAAATAGCACCAAT AGCCACAGCCACGAGGATGGTAGGTACGATGTGGATGTTTTTAATTCTAATTTTAATTGCCTCCTATACCGCAAATTTGGCTGCTTCTTTGGCAAAAGAAAACCCAGAAAATATGTTTACCGATGTGACGTCACTCGTTGAGAATGCTGAGATCAAGAAAATCAGATATGGTGCCAAAAAGAAGGGAGCTacttacaattttttcaaa AACTCGAAAAATCCCATttatcagaagattttcgaacaTATGAGGACTCATGATGATGACATGGTGAAAGAGAACGCCGACGGTGTGAAGTTGGCTATGGAAACTCAATACGCCTTCTTCATGGAGAACACAGCTATAGACTATGAAATTCAAAGACACTGTAACTTGGCAATGTACGGAGATTTACTGGACAATAAAGGATATGGAATAGCCATGAGAAAGC ACTCTCCGTATAGAAGCAAGTTGAGTTCGGCTATTTTGAAGCTACAGTCTACTGGAGTGATGGATAACTTGAAGAGGAAGTGGTGGCAGGAAAAAAGAGGAGGTGGCCAGTGTGTT gACCAAGACTCTTCAGAGGCTACTCCATTGGGTATGAAGAACGTTGAGGGGGTTTTCATAGTCACCATTGAAGGCTTAATGATAGGCCTTCTGATCGTGCTAATAGAGAAAATTATCAGCATAATATCAATAAGTAGAAGAAGTAAAATTTCCATATGGCGAACATTTAAGCACGAAATGAAATGTTATGTCGACTTTGAAAACAGTTCCAAGCCTGTATTGAGGGGCGAAGAGGAAGACCCAACTGGAGAAGGTTATGAAGAGATGTCCAAATGA